In Cololabis saira isolate AMF1-May2022 chromosome 1, fColSai1.1, whole genome shotgun sequence, the following proteins share a genomic window:
- the LOC133418297 gene encoding uncharacterized protein LOC133418297: protein MKFENVLAEISGFGKFQMRTIALLIIPRMTLPFHFLLNNFIAVVPSHHCNVSALDDGPIFGNLSQEEKVVVSIPVQPNGDPSSCRMFREPQYHLLFNAANTTDVSTMPCENGWVYDNSTFRSTLATEWDLVCDNRSMNRATATIFFMGVMVGAAVFGYLSDRFGRKTTLMVSYIATTVFAFSSAFSTSFPAFAATRFLTGVAISGISLVSIVLCVEWVGIKHRTYVGVLMSLDWSFSTVILPGLAYFVNDWRKLTFTVTTPLLVAMFTWRWLPESARWLLSSGKVEQAHFYLKQCAQVNRREEFMADLKPELLSKVILSDDENRKYSFLDLVRTPTMRKLALLTGIVWFGINCTYYGISLNVPGFGVNIYLTQFIYGGIEVPAKIFIVLSLNRIGRRLTQAGTLILTGLCIFCNFFISQDQWALKTTVGALGKMFSEAAFTTAFLYTTEIYPTVMRQIGLGHSSFMGRLGVSVSPLMIMLEDVWFHLPNIIFVSVALIAGLSASFLPETRNVRLPETIEDVERTRKISKIVKDQRSHQVPSSEKEEEKRAKDKDMQISMNNFNAKGCSVCTCPLSTPQCTGGSFLIFLLDSEEGATMKFENVLADINGFGRFQVTIVVISFLSRFSLPCHFMLNNFIAAVPAHHCDFSSLDDGDMFMNLSHAQRATVSIPVQQDGSLSSCQMFAEPQYHLLLNSSSTADVATTPCQDGWVYDKTIFQSTLTSEWDLVCDRRGKNKATATIFFIGVMFGAITFGSLSDRFGRRIMLLVSYVTGMLFGIASAFSTTYVMFAVLRFFTGFCITGLVIVSTVLSVEWVDVEHRKLVGLFDTLSWTFGNAGFPAIAYLVTDWRWLTVVVTSPLILAIIGWRWMPESARWLIANGKLAEAQVYLKKCAKINQKKESIPTLEIETLSTIVVTAKTDRTYTYLDLIRTPKMRKLALSTGLLWFCVASSFYGISFNITGFGMNMYLTQFTYGMIEVPAKVSVYFLLDKIGRRRIEVGSLAMSCVCLGINAAIPKHMSVARTVVAVIGKGFASASFSTVVLYCSELFPTVVRQNGMGYNSSMGRFGVAVAPLILLLDEVWPQLPQLLLCALAAAGALVAATLPETRGRFLPETIEDVEQTGTSTP from the exons ATGAAGTTCGAGAATGTGCTGGCAGAGATCAGTGGCTTTGGGAAATTCCAGATGAGGACAATCGCCTTGTTGATAATTCCTCGTATGACTTTGCCTTTTCATTTTCTACTGAATAATTTCATTGCAGTTGTTCCCTCTCACCACTGCAACGTGAGCGCTTTGGATGATGGACCGATTTTCGGGAATCTATCTCAAGAAGAGAAGGTCGTTGTTAGTATTCCTGTTCAGCCAAATGGGGATCCAAGCTCCTGCCGGATGTTCCGAGAGCCCCAGTATCATCTGCTTTTTAACGCTGCCAACACCACTGATGTTTCCACGATGCCATGCGAGAATGGCTGGGTGTACGACAACAGCACCTTCAGGTCCACTCTGGCCACAGAG TGGGATCTGGTTTGTGATAACAGAAGCATGAACAGAGCCACGGCTACCATCTTCTTCATGGGGGTCATGGTTGGAGCAGCAGTGTTTGGCTATCTTAGTGACAG GTTTGGCCGCAAAACAACCCTCATGGTGTCCTACATAGCGACCACCGTCTTTGCATTCTCAAGTGCTTTCTCTACTAGTTTTCCTGCATTTGCTGCCACGAGGTTTTTAACTGGAGTGGCAATTTCTGGAATAAGTTTAGTCTCCATCGTCCTTT GTGTTGAATGGGTGGGCATCAAGCATCGAACTTACGTGGGTGTTTTAATGAGCTTGGACTGGAGTTTCTCAACTGTGATACTTCCTGGCCTCGCCTATTTTGTGAATGATTGGAGGAAACtgacttttactgtgaccaccccGCTGCTGGTTGCTATGTTCACCTGGCG ATGGCTCCCAGAGTCTGCCAGATGGTTGCTCAGTAGCGGTAAAGTGGAGCAGGCTCATTTTTACCTTAAACAATGTGCACAAGTCAACCGCAGAGAGGAGTTCATGGCTGACTTAAAGCCTGAG CTCCTGTCCAAAGTCATACTTTCAGATGATGAAAATAGGAAATATTCCTTTCTGGACCTTGTGAGAACTCCCACAATGAGAAAACTGGCTCTTCTCACTGGCATTGTTTG GTTTGGAATTAACTGCACGTATTATGGCATCAGTCTGAATGTCCCGGGGTTTGGTGTGAACATTTACCTCACACAGTTCATCTACGGCGGAATAGAAGTTCCAGCAAAAATCTTCATAGTTTTATCTTTGAACAGAATTGGTCGAAGGTTGACTCAGGCTGGAACACTTATTCTGACAGGACTGTGCATATTCTGCAACTTTTTTATCTCCCAAG ATCAGTGGGCTTTAAAGACAACCGTGGGAGCTTTGGGCAAGATGTTCTCTGAAGCCGCATTTACTACTGCATTCTTGTACACAACAGAGATTTACCCAACAGTCATGAG GCAGATCGGATTAGGTCACAGCTCCTTCATGGGCCGTCTGGGCGTCTCTGTGTCTCCGCTGATGATTATGCTCGAAGACGTGTGGTTCCATCTGCCAAATATCATCTTCGTTTCGGTGGCTTTAATCGCAGGACTGTCAGCTTCTTTTCTCCCGGAAACCCGAAACGTCCGTCTGCCAGAAACCATTGAGGACGTGGAACGGACAAG gaaaatcagCAAAATAGTGAAAGACCAAAGAAGCCATCAGGTGCCCAGttcagaaaaagaagaggagaaaCGGGCAAAAGATAAAGATATGCAGATTTCTATGAATAAC TTCAATGCCAAAGGTTGCTCTGTCTGCACTTGTCCGTTATCTACCCCTCAGTGCACAGGAggaagttttcttatttttttgttggacTCGGAAGAAGGAGCCACAATGAAATTTGAGAATGTCCTTGCTGATATCAATGGATTTGGAAGATTTCAGGTGACGATCGTTGTGATCAGCTTCCTCAGTCGCTTCTCGCTGCCCTGCCACTTCATGCTGAACAATTTCATTGCGGCTGTTCCTGCCCACCACTGTGACTTCAGCTCTCTGGACGATGGCGATATGTTCATGAATCTATCCCATGCCCAGCGGGCGACTGTAAGTATTCCTGTCCAGCAGGATGGGAGTCTGAGTTCCTGTCAAATGTTTGCGGAGCCTCAGTATCATCTGCTGCTCAACTCCTCCAGCACAGCTGATGTGGCCACCACGCCCTGCCAGGACGGATGGGTGTACGACAAAACCATCTTCCAATCTACTTTGACCTCAGAG TGGGACCTGGTGTGTGATAGACGAGGGAAAAACAAAGCAACTGCCACCATCTTCTTCATTGGAGTTATGTTTGGAGCCATTACCTTCGGAAGCTTGAGTGACAG GTTTGGAAGAAGAATTATGCTGCTGGTGTCCTACGTCACTGGAATGCTGTTTGGTATTGCAAGTGCTTTTTCTACAACCTACGTGATGTTCGCAGTGCTGCGGTTTTTCACTGGATTTTGCATCACTGGCCTCGTCATCGTCTCAACCGTCCTCA GTGTGGAGTGGGTGGACGTCGAACATAGGAAGCTGGTGGGATTATTCGATACCTTATCCTGGACATTTGGGAATGCAGGATTTCCAGCCATCGCCTACCTTGTGACCGACTGGCGCTGGCTGACTGTTGTTGTTACATCACCTTTGATTTTGGCCATCATAGGTTGGAG GTGGATGCCAGAATCAGCACGGTGGCTCATTGCAAACGGAAAACTGGCTGAGGCTCAGGTGTATCTGAAGAAATGTGccaaaatcaatcaaaaaaaagaatcgATTCCCACACTTGAAATAGAG ACTCTATCAACTATTGTGGTCACAGCGAAGACAGATCGAACCTATACCTACCTGGACTTGATAAGAACACCTAAGATGAGGAAACTGGCTCTGAGTACTGGTTTATTGTG GTTTTGCGTGGCATCTAGCTTTTATGGCATCAGCTTCAACATCACAGGCTTTGGGATGAATATGTATCTCACTCAATTTACCTATGGAATGATTGAAGTCCCAGCCAAAGTGTCGGTTTACTTTTTGTTGGATAAAATAGGACGCCGGAGGATTGAGGTTGGATCTCTGGCGATGTCTTGCGTCTGTCTCGGAATCAATGCGGCCATACCAAAAC ATATGTCTGTTGCAAGAACAGTTGTTGCAGTCATCGGGAAGGGATTTGCTTCAGCATCCTTTTCAACGGTTGTGCTCTACTGCTCGGAGCTGTTTCCTACTGTAGTGAG GCAGAACGGGATGGGTTACAACTCGTCCATGGGTCGGTTCGGGGTGGCCGTGGCTCCGCTGATCCTGCTGCTGGACGAGGTGTGGCCGCAGCTGCCGCAGCTGCTGCTGTGCGCGCTGGCCGCGGCCGGAGCGCTGGTGGCGGCGACGCTGCCGGAGACGCGCGGCCGGTTCCTGCCGGAGACCATCGAGGACGTGGAGCAGACGGGAACCAGTACGCCTTGA